In Longimicrobiaceae bacterium, one DNA window encodes the following:
- the hisD gene encoding histidinol dehydrogenase — MLTIRTLRCAPPFDELRAMAAEASTDDPELREAVAHILRNVAERGDAAVEEYTRLYDGVDVERMADLRIGEDELAAAATSIAPALLDSLRAAAASIRDFHERQREHGFTDLHADGSLLGQRVMPLRRVGIYVPGGRAAYPSSVLMNAIPASVAGVDEIVMVTPTPRGEIVPVVLAAAYVAGVTEVIRIGGAQAVAALAFGTQSIERVDKIVGPGNKWVAEAKRQVFGRVDIDMVAGPSEILVIADDTADPVHVAADLIGQAEHDPDAIAWLVTPSPELAETVPWEIERLLARNPRRDVARAALEANGAIVIVPDLDAAAAAADLRAPEHLELLVAEPLALAGRIRNAGAIFLGSHSPEPMGDYFAGPNHVLPTGGSARFASPLGVYDFLKRTSLIGLSEARLRRDAPHVVRLAEAEGLFGHAEAVRVRLGWTAGDSPDSTIPNPETT, encoded by the coding sequence GTGCTGACGATTCGTACGCTGCGGTGCGCGCCGCCGTTCGACGAGCTGCGGGCGATGGCGGCAGAGGCGTCGACGGACGATCCGGAGCTGCGGGAGGCGGTCGCGCACATCCTGCGCAACGTGGCGGAGCGCGGCGACGCGGCGGTGGAGGAGTACACGCGCCTGTACGACGGCGTGGACGTGGAGCGCATGGCCGACCTCCGCATCGGCGAGGACGAGCTCGCGGCCGCGGCAACATCGATCGCCCCCGCGCTGCTGGATTCGCTGCGGGCGGCGGCGGCCAGCATCCGCGACTTCCACGAGCGCCAGCGCGAGCACGGCTTCACGGACCTGCACGCGGACGGTTCGCTGCTGGGCCAGCGCGTGATGCCGCTGCGCCGCGTGGGCATCTACGTGCCCGGCGGGCGTGCGGCCTACCCGTCTTCCGTGCTGATGAACGCGATCCCCGCCTCGGTCGCGGGGGTGGACGAGATCGTGATGGTCACGCCCACGCCGCGCGGCGAGATCGTGCCCGTGGTGCTGGCGGCGGCGTACGTGGCCGGCGTAACCGAAGTGATCCGCATCGGCGGGGCGCAGGCGGTGGCGGCGCTGGCGTTCGGCACGCAGAGCATCGAGCGGGTGGACAAGATCGTTGGCCCCGGCAACAAGTGGGTGGCCGAGGCGAAGCGGCAGGTGTTCGGGCGCGTGGACATCGACATGGTGGCCGGGCCCAGCGAGATCCTGGTGATCGCCGACGATACCGCCGACCCGGTGCACGTGGCCGCGGACCTCATCGGCCAGGCGGAGCACGACCCGGACGCCATCGCCTGGCTGGTCACCCCCTCGCCCGAGCTGGCGGAGACGGTGCCGTGGGAGATCGAGCGGCTGCTCGCCCGCAACCCGCGGCGCGACGTGGCGCGGGCCGCCCTGGAGGCCAACGGCGCCATCGTGATCGTGCCGGACCTGGACGCAGCCGCGGCGGCGGCGGACCTGCGCGCGCCGGAGCACCTGGAGCTGCTGGTGGCCGAGCCGCTGGCGCTGGCGGGGCGCATCCGCAACGCGGGCGCCATCTTCCTGGGCAGCCACTCGCCCGAGCCCATGGGCGACTACTTCGCGGGGCCCAACCACGTGCTGCCCACCGGCGGCAGCGCGCGCTTCGCCTCGCCGCTGGGCGTGTACGACTTCCTGAAGCGCACCAGCCTGATCGGCCTCAGCGAGGCCCGCCTGCGCCGCGACGCGCCCCACGTGGTGCGCCTGGCCGAGGCCGAGGGCCTGTTCGGCCACGCCGAGGCGGTGCGCGTGCGCCTGGGCTGGACGGCGGGCGATTCCCCAGATTCCACCATCCCGAACCCGGAGACGACGTGA
- the hisG gene encoding ATP phosphoribosyltransferase — MSRGPLRIALPKGRMMDEALRLFAALESTIDPAVRESRRLILPSIDGRFEFLPVKNIDVPVYVESGVADAGVVGLDVLVERGPDVLRPLDLRFGPCGLAVAAPAGAPYPHLPGGETPRVATKYVESARAFFARKGMQVELIHISGSVEIAPLLGLAHWIVDLVQTGRTLAENGLVVVEEVSASSARLIVNRASHKLRLEEHQRLIGQLAAAVEAAASADSAASSASTNGGQSEDAHLPASALSSQEVASAENASGERDARRSASTERTSGDVDAPQSASAGPASGDGGAGRFASAERGSGEVDASRAGSAESASGGSTSTEHDTGDAGRTDGASERASRARGGQRC, encoded by the coding sequence GTGAGCCGCGGCCCGCTGCGAATCGCCCTGCCGAAGGGGCGGATGATGGACGAGGCGCTGCGCCTGTTCGCCGCGCTGGAATCGACCATCGACCCGGCGGTGCGCGAGTCGCGGCGCCTGATCCTGCCGTCCATCGACGGGCGGTTCGAGTTCCTGCCGGTGAAGAACATCGACGTGCCGGTGTACGTGGAGTCCGGCGTGGCCGACGCGGGCGTGGTGGGGCTGGACGTGCTGGTGGAACGCGGGCCGGACGTGCTGCGCCCGCTGGACCTGCGCTTCGGGCCGTGCGGGCTGGCCGTGGCTGCTCCCGCGGGCGCGCCGTACCCGCACCTGCCCGGCGGTGAGACGCCGCGCGTGGCGACGAAGTACGTGGAATCGGCCCGCGCCTTCTTCGCGCGCAAGGGCATGCAGGTGGAGCTGATCCACATCTCCGGATCGGTAGAGATCGCGCCGCTGCTGGGGCTGGCGCACTGGATCGTGGACCTGGTGCAGACGGGCCGCACGCTGGCCGAGAACGGCCTGGTCGTGGTCGAAGAGGTCTCCGCCTCGTCCGCGCGGCTCATCGTGAACCGCGCCAGCCACAAGCTGCGGCTGGAGGAGCACCAGCGCCTCATCGGGCAGCTCGCCGCCGCCGTCGAAGCCGCCGCATCCGCAGATTCCGCCGCGTCTTCGGCCTCTACCAACGGCGGGCAATCGGAAGATGCGCATCTGCCCGCGTCCGCGCTGTCGTCGCAAGAAGTCGCATCCGCCGAGAACGCGTCGGGCGAGCGGGATGCGCGGCGTTCCGCATCTACCGAACGCACTTCGGGAGATGTTGATGCGCCGCAGTCTGCATCTGCCGGACCGGCGTCGGGGGATGGGGGCGCGGGACGTTTCGCATCGGCGGAGAGAGGTTCGGGCGAGGTGGATGCGAGCCGGGCTGGATCTGCGGAATCCGCATCTGGCGGATCCACATCTACCGAACACGACACCGGGGATGCGGGGAGGACGGACGGCGCGTCCGAACGTGCATCCCGGGCGAGAGGCGGGCAGCGGTGCTGA
- a CDS encoding type I restriction endonuclease produces the protein MSEEFRARLNAHALTALERAGRAFSEAATQQYLILPFFQLLGYDPLDPDEIIPEAHASFSDKFKNRVDYAICLNKDPVIAVECKKVGTLVDANRGELKGYFNAVPTVKLGVLTDGLVYQLFTDTNLENMMDDEPFVVIDLSEIARDQVAEQALDALLKLRRGTFDPADVGADAKRKIYMAAYVDALRRNFEKPDERLVRVLMDLANIDGRRTTRLVEEHFPIVTAAIQQVLDKKILERVGFADREDVVRLRPEQQTQVVPEIPQPEMPPVVMNGNDAGVVTTETELAVYDYVRVRLPFLIGPDEEMYGKLAHLRPMDYKTVFSVYYKQERKGKLFNFREGTAPKYRFEFLTQDTTINTDDLREIDQALLAAFQKRVEELG, from the coding sequence ATGAGCGAAGAATTCCGGGCGCGGCTCAACGCGCACGCACTGACCGCGCTGGAACGGGCCGGGAGGGCGTTCAGCGAGGCGGCGACGCAGCAGTACCTCATCCTCCCGTTCTTCCAGCTTCTCGGGTACGACCCGCTGGACCCGGACGAGATCATCCCCGAGGCCCACGCGTCGTTCTCGGACAAGTTCAAGAACCGGGTCGACTACGCGATCTGCCTGAACAAGGACCCGGTGATCGCGGTGGAGTGCAAGAAGGTCGGCACGCTGGTGGATGCGAACCGCGGTGAGCTGAAGGGCTACTTCAACGCGGTGCCCACGGTGAAGCTGGGCGTGCTGACGGACGGCCTGGTGTACCAGCTCTTCACCGACACGAACCTCGAGAACATGATGGACGACGAGCCGTTCGTCGTCATCGACCTCTCCGAGATCGCGCGCGACCAGGTGGCCGAGCAGGCGCTGGACGCGCTTCTGAAGCTGCGCCGCGGCACCTTCGACCCGGCCGACGTCGGCGCCGACGCGAAGCGGAAGATCTACATGGCCGCGTACGTCGACGCGCTCCGGCGGAACTTCGAGAAGCCCGACGAGCGGCTGGTGCGCGTGCTGATGGACCTCGCGAACATCGACGGACGGCGCACCACGCGGCTGGTGGAGGAGCATTTTCCCATCGTCACGGCGGCCATCCAGCAGGTGCTGGACAAGAAGATCCTGGAGCGTGTGGGTTTCGCCGACCGCGAAGACGTCGTGCGCCTGCGCCCCGAGCAGCAGACGCAGGTGGTTCCCGAGATTCCGCAGCCCGAGATGCCGCCCGTGGTGATGAACGGCAACGACGCGGGCGTGGTGACTACGGAGACGGAGTTGGCGGTCTACGACTACGTCCGCGTCCGCCTTCCGTTCCTCATCGGCCCGGACGAGGAGATGTACGGCAAGCTCGCACACCTTCGGCCGATGGACTACAAGACGGTGTTCTCGGTCTACTACAAGCAGGAGCGGAAAGGGAAGCTCTTCAACTTTCGCGAGGGCACCGCGCCCAAGTACCGCTTCGAGTTCCTCACGCAGGACACCACGATCAACACCGACGATCTCCGCGAGATCGACCAGGCCCTGCTCGCCGCCTTCCAGAAGCGCGTGGAAGAGCTCGGGTGA